Below is a genomic region from Papilio machaon chromosome 19, ilPapMach1.1, whole genome shotgun sequence.
TATACGTCGTCTTTTGACATTTCTGACAGCTCTAACTTAGGGCGCGAAAACAATTGTGCTGCCCTTAAATTGTtatggtttattttttgtcataaattcataaaatcattgggacttaaattttttgtttattctgatattttagtatacattttaaaatgtttttgtagttttataataGTGCAAGTCTAGATcagaatacaaaaacaatttataggataagtattacaataataaacttataatgGGGATAAGACATGCGACACTAACGAAAGACGACACAACGATGTACACATATAAAGACAAACTTTTTCAACAACTTACTTATAGCGTCTTAAATCTGTAACTTCTGAAACATTACCTGAGCCTTTTTATGCTGTTTTGTGTTTccataattttgatttttaaataggtaAGTCGTTTGTggcaatataatttaatgataggGATTCGCAAAAGACGGTTGGTTGAACGCGCGAAGATCATCGCCTCACATCCTTAATGAACGAAAATTgctttcgaaaaaaaaaacaaaacgtctGCGTTCCCACTTCAAACCGTATAAGAGCGACCAATAAGAGTTCAGTTTCGTGATTACTGGGAGTGACTGTGCTCATTACTTACGTACATACGACACGacagaaatacatttatctcTTTCGTGTTAGCCCTTACAAGTTTCGTGCGAAAGGAATGGAGATGATTTGATTACGAGAAGCAATTTGGCCGGATCGTTGGGCACGCAGCGTTCACAgcgtgttttaatatttaattttatggtcATATTAACGTTGTTATGAATAAGTTGATTCTATTATGCCAGATTTATGCGGGGGTGCGTTAATGGTGCACGTCTATTATGAGATTAATGGCTGGAAATGAGATTTGTTgggaaatttatttattgtatgtcTAAATTTTGTAAACTCGTTGCAGTTATAGTTTATCTaaatttttggtttaattatCTTTTGGCTTTTTGCTTGACAGGGTTGTGATGGTTTTCGTAGATTTATTCTGTGACCATACATAGTCGACAAGTCAACAAGtctatattttgatattactttgacattttatttttttcttcacctTCAATTTCGGGTTCAACTAGTAGGTACTACAATACGCAGGTACTTAGCATAATAATGCTCGTAGAGTCAATTTCCAAAGCAAACGTGCGTTCTGCCCCATGCCTTCATTTGAATGCCATTCATTACATCCAaatgcaataatttaaaattaaaatagcacTTTTTTGTATCGAGACCATTACTTATATTGATTAACATAGTCGTAAATTTGTCTTCATATACGTATACGGTAACATAAAATCACTAAAACAGTGAAGTACAAAGTAACTTATAGGTGTCGATACTGACATTTTGACGTATAGAGTTTTTCCTAGTCTAGTCTCGTTCTAAGTTCTCACGTGTCTAAGAATTAGCCTCCCAAATAGACTCCGCGATCGGAATGTCTATTATTTGatggcaataaaataaaaacaatagatcattataaatataatagaattaCGAGATCTCGAATGGTCATAGCGCAACTATTGCACAAGTTCCAACTGTATTATTCCCATAGCACAATAGGTAATTAGAcagaatattagtaatatgatTAGCAAGTAAGCAAGTAAGCCTGAGTTCGCTAAACTACCGAAGTgactgctgcccatagacttctgcaattgcaaatgcgttgcctatctttaatcgacaAATGAGGCGAAGCACAGAGAGGATATATTCACTCCCTATGCGTTCCCTACTCCTATCCATCCTATCTATTTCCCCTTACTAtgctttccttataagaaaaggatgggaaagcagagaggactaaaatttggCCTCAGGCACGCACTCATCAGAACGAAACTTATTTCCTCCTtatttccacttcacgcctatcGTCTGTGTGGTTATTTTCGTCTGTCGTTTTGTGCTTCACTTTCAAAAGAGTAGCTATCTATATCTCTTCACATCTTCATTAAACAGCAAGTGCAATTTTgtcttatattatttgtttaagtgtttattaaaatgtatataactcAGTTTTGAAGTATTCTTTGGTGTGGATTTAGAAACCATGAAAtgaataataacttaattgaCCAATCTAACAGTAGCATTAAATATCTACACAACTAGATGTGTCACTGGATCTCTAAAGTTTAGTTCATAAGGACTTTGTGGTTTGCGTTCCGACGGAAATCCCGAAGCCCTCTGGAGTCGCAATCAAAAATGGTCGCGGAATGGTTTGAATGATTGCAATAACTACAGTGAGAAAAACAGCCCCTATTTTATAAACCTACTTTCAATGCTGTATATTTTAGATCGCTTGTTCGAACTTCTTTGTCTATGAACATAgcttattgtaaaaatttaatctaaaataatagCATAGCCTCTTCATAGTCACTAATACTGAAATAAACTATATGCAATGTAATgtattttgactgtatttgaCTGTTTTCATAGTTCATTACAGAACATATCTTGCCGGTCTTGATATGAAGAATCGAATTCCTGATGAAATAACACAAATTACACAAAGTCAAGTTTTGTACACagaaaaacttcaaaatgttGGAGCTatcgttataataaaattgaacatcaAATATCACATTGGAGATATATTAGCGAGGGAGGAAATAGCTACAATCAATTGAGGCTGGCCCTCGGGCGTCGCTAAGTGATGCCGGGGTGAGGGCCAAATTGTTCTCTAATGACAAAAGACTTCGGATGCCGCGTTCACATCTTCTAGTTTAATGGAtaagtatttgttaattaaaaaaataaactaaaaacccGTCGGACTGTAGCCTATGACACTCAGGCGAAGAATACCAACGTCTTAACACTCAGCAAAGTCGGTTCAGACGTTTAGGTGATAAGATGTCAAAATGGAGTTGATATCCATATAAATCCACATATACATACGTTCAAAGTACTTTACCCTCATGAGTAAGTCGGatgaaaaaggaaaaaaattaaccagGCACATTAATGATAAGTTATTCGTGAACTAGGGTAGTAGGACTTGTACCATTGCTTTTTATGAATATCTGTCTGATCAAAATACTCAGAATTCCTGAAATACTGGCGTCAAATAAGTACGAGTAGGTATTAGTTGCATTTTCCGGCTCTATGCGCCTAACacgaatatttttgacaatcACCATCGTATCGTCGCGTcgtcgacaaaatttgtgcagcggctatcgggcgtaaagtacaccaaaaatctcatactaattttgacataagtggcgatgacgatacgaaggcgattgtcacaaatgttCTTGTTAGGTCCACTGTTTAGGACGAGTGAGATGCCATAACCGACAATTCCTTTTCCATCTCCTctattttttcctttattgTCTCCCTTCATATTTGATAAGTTTGATGAAGATATGATCTTCCCTTAATTCggcaaagtttttttttattttccataagatgtaattttaaaagtccGTCCAAACGGGGCACGAAGCAATGAATTAGTTACGCTGACACTGGCAAAACTTCTGATCGCCACCAATTATCATGAAACTCTAGTCGTCTACAGCTCTACAGAGATCATTAGTGTGCTCTCCCTCTAACATCAGATTAAAATCTAGCACTGTCCTTGTTGCACATTGCTATCAAGGAACCTTAAAAGCTCTTGCTTTAGTGTTCAAAGGACGTATGACTGTAACAAGTTGaacgaaaaaaatctttacccttgtaacttaaagtaaaaattgaatcgtactattaaaatgaaaaagaagaaagaatttttattgagaaataaactttaatgcTCTTGATTTAAGATTGAATTTGATTCAGCTAAGTATGCACTTATAAGTGTACGGACTTAGAATGCAGGTGGTGATCGCAGTGTTGTTACTGCCAtcgtaataaagtttatattcgCTCGGCAATGTCTTGTCAACTACATGTTATAGATCAGTGACAACACCCCGTATGTAGGCGTGGCGGGTTCGAACGCTGAAGTATGCGAGTATATCACCACAATGCCGATACGAACGCACGCGTCATACGTTCCGTAATCTATTCGGACCACAATGTTAATCCAACAGTGGGAAAGTGTTCAAGTGTTATACATATAGACTAGCTTAAGAAATCGTTAACTAAAAGCAATAACTAGAAGcaatataagtttaaaaagtgTGTGAAATGGAATCCGAAGTAGAAAAGACTCAGACTAAGAAGAAAGAACCAAGACCGTTTTCGATTGAATCTATAATAGGTAATACGGATAGAAAATCACCGGATATAGATATAGAGAATAACTTGTCGGAAAATTCTAAAACTTCAGAAGACGATGAACCGGAACGAAATGAAGATTTTAATCGGATGAGGTATTATTTGAACGCGCCGTTTTTACATCAGAGTGGTGTCAGCTTTCCGTTTCTCCTCGGATATCCGGAGCCGTGGCTGAGCCGGGTATTAGGGTCAAATGTAGCAACACAGAACATGTCAACAGAGAGCAGAGAGGAAGAAAGGAGAGAGAGTCCGTTGAGTGTAGGCAGTGAAGTGGAAAGTGACGGCGCAGAAGACAATACTCAGGGTAAGAACATTTCCActgctttaatatttaacaaataggTTATGATCTCATTAGTTGGTAGTCGTATTATATAACTATACCAGAAAAAAAGTAGTCATCTTTTTTGGATTCTATCTAATGTTTAAAAAGGCAACCAAAAAGCAAAATTAgacgataaaaaataagaaacttACTATATGATGATTAGTTGAAACCTTTTGCTACAATATGgactagttaataaaaatttgtaaattaaggAAGTCTAGAAAGTACCAATCATCATCTGTCCTCGCCTTAttccactcacgtggggttggcgcacaaagttttataaaccttaaagatttGGCTTCATTTTTTAAGGCCGGCCGCATGCATTtcaccaaccctacttgggaatatcttaaaattaaatagaatctTCTCTATGACCACCCAGAGAGTACCAGTAATTTGGTCAATTAAGTACCTACATTTTAAGCCACAAGTCAAAAGGAACACGCTTGATTAAAAAGTTCACATATAAGCTTAGGCAAAAACCTTCATCGCAGTAGCCATCTTGGGATTACCACTCGTTGAAACAGATTATGAATTGGACCTCATACATATTGTAACAATTCCTCAAATATTGATTATCTAGTATATCTAGCTTAAATGAGTAAAAAATTTGGATATCGGCTATCTTCaatcaattgtttattttttgaaagtaTAAAACCCATAGttagtgttaaaatattagtacctaaagtaaaataaagtaaaaagcgCGTCTGCACATGATTAGGCGGCTTTGTGAAAAGaggttcattacagttttgattaatttacttACTGTAAACTAAAAGTACAATAACACAAAGCATCTTAAAAACAGTTTGCTACGATATTTCATTAGTTTTTACGATATTTCATTCCATTTGAATTGAATCCATTTACCATATATTTTTGGTAATTTCTTACCGAAAAGCGGTTAATCATTAAAAAGTCATTCTTTAACAGTGTTAGAGTCCGCAATTAGGTACTATActctgatttatattttttaaacattaagatATGATTATTAAAAGTACAGCATTTTATTCCCATATTCATCCCTTTCGAGACAAAACACTTTAGACATCTCCTGCAATACTGTTCACAGTCACTACTCACTACCAGTTTCTTAATGAAAGCCAGCTTTTAACCTTTAGTTTTAAGTGCacagttttaactgaaaagTTGAACtgtacagttaaaactgaCGAGTGTATGCGAAACTGAGAACTGTACAGtttgattgaaaaattaaatgttacacaTGTCAGTTTTAACAGTAgttcagttaaaactaaaaatgtcTAGCGAGCTTTACCTATCACACGCCGATTACAATCCAAACAGACACAAATTCCATAAATCTATAATTAGTAACGGCTCCTTGAAATTGGATTGGGGAAAAAATCCTGACACTCGAATGGCATCTGTACCGTGAAATTGTCGCATTTCCGAACGCTATACTCTCGTTTGCGCGAATTTATACTATTTGACAGCTGTCTTCCGACTAAAAACCGTGTCTGTTTATGAATACATGAATCGGAGACATTCTTTTgacaaccaaaaaaaaaagttcaaaacGATAAGTACCAATATCAAGGAAAgacgttattaattttagttccttataaaataataaatttacactGAATCCAGTTTGTATTTTTCGTCCGGGAACCTATctaaatagacaaaaaaaagtgCCTAGGTCACTCGTTGTCTATTGGCGacaaatttctaattttaaccGTTATAAACAATCGacagttttctatttataatattagtatgaaagAGTCCTTAGAGTATTTATTACTACTGGCACTAAGAAGTGCTAGCagtttaaaagtatttaaaaccaaatttattaaatatgtttaaacctTTGTCTACCTTTATAACATCGAGACTAATGTAaggactttttattttaataatattataaatgcgaatgtttaaatggctggatgggtgtttgtttgaaggtatctctgaaacGGCACAGcggattttaatgaaattgggCATAGATATAGGACATAGCCtacaagaacacatagtctacttagtaagttttttttacatccgcgcggtcggagtcgtgggtgacagctagtttaagaaaattaagcAAGTGATTTTAACTTATGACCTTCATAATTCGCTatactaagattttttaatgttttaaaaatcaaaacattatgatttatcaaataaaaatatttgtcagaCTATAGTTTGTCTGTTTTATGATGATTAGTTTAACAATTCATTTGATATTTCAGAAGGGACAGGTTGGATAAAATCGGTTATGAAtcttttcgattttcgatgaTTGTTTTCATAGAAGTTGGAATTGATAATTTCGagattattgtttttgaattacaatacaaatacaattgttcctgtttatttcttcttaattcttcgaaatcaaaaaataaaactttcaacCAAAAATGAAggctataaacaaaaaaaataaaattaaaggtatgttttgtttttttataattaattgtgcGATAGAGATTTTTAGTACAGGAACGtaggtaaaaattaataataaaaataataatatttttttaatataataataagaccGATTCCGTTCGTTGTGCGCGTAAggtttatatgtacatatctTTCTTCTTCCCTACGACACTTGTCAATTAAGTACGATATAAActgtttttcaaaaaatatatattttaaaatatatattttacttgtcAAACTCATCATAAACTGGACAAATTATATACAGTGGATCTAATAGCCTACTTTATAAATTGCTGAAATATAACACGtcaatttgtaaatgtattcGTTCGATATACAATTATCAAATCTTTTCAATCTTTTAACGAATTATCGATGAAATAGATTTCTCGTAAATATATTTCCATTCTATACGACACCGTGTAAAATacgaatacaaaataatttgcttCGACATTTgtcgaaaaaataaattcaaagcgGTGCGCCATTTCAAGAATCGTTTGTTTGCGTTTCGACGAAATTTTTCCGCCAAAACGgtgtgaaaaatttaaacagattCGGAACGTGATGGCCATATTTAGTGACGTCCACTTACCGAAATTTACCGATAAATATCCCATTTGAACGAAACTGCATTTTCAAAGTTTACAAACGATTTAACTTCGCCGCTTGCCTTCTAATAGGGTTAccatgattttaataaaaatccagAAACATTTAAAGATCCGATTttcctatatttattttcttaactttTTATCATAAAGTTAACTAATTACAGAATAGGTACTTTCGTTAGTATTCTGTTACTATCCTTGGTTTTTTGCACCTGATTTTTATCACATTTCATTTGTGACGCAATTGTGGAAAAAATTATTCACTCATGGCTACCCTATCCCGATCGTACTAGTTACGAATGTGCTCGaaattcaacatttaaaattcagaTCGCGGCCAAATGGCGGGAACTGAGCGTTAtgcttttacaatattattttaaccacCAACAACTGTTTTTATTCCTTACTGTCAACACATAAgggttatttttctttcaatgttACCGCAAAATGAGACTTTTCCATATTCTTACAATTCATTTGGCGCATTCGATAACTGTCAATCGTCGTCGAGTCGGCCATAAGATgtctataatatatttatttgcagAAGGGACCGACTTTATGGATGTTTTTTCATGGAAATTGCACAATTGCACACTCGAATACGTAAAATTTCGACAGTCGCTTTCTTGTTTAGCACTTTGTGGGCgcacataaaataacaattttgttgGTGGCGCTAAACGTTGTCACTTGAATACTAAAGTAACGGTTAatgatatcttactaatattataaatgcgaaagtttagatggatgtatggctaaatggatgtttgtttgaaggtatctccgaaacggctcaacggatcttgataaaaattggcacaactgtagaacatagtctggaagaacacatacttagtacgtttttaattccgcgcggtcggagtcgcgggcgacagctagttgtaaatattttatagataccgtcataaaattttacttttactttattatatatttaaaatctagatataatataattgaCCAATGCCACTGCCTCAAAATGTACTCTTTGGAGTATATAGGTACCTATTTACATATAGCATTGATTTTGGTgttgaaatattgtaaaaatatttactattattaagagtttgaaaaaacattgtgtaaataaatttgttacctTGCAAaaacttaatcttactaatattataattgcgaatgtttagatcgatggatgtttgctagaaggtatctccagaatagctcaacagatcttgaaatttggcatagaagCAGCAGATAGCCTGGACGGAGTcgtaggcgacagctagttatttaataacatttttaacttaacgttcaacaaaatatttttatccgcGGTACTTGAACAACTCGATCATTCATTGAGTCGTAACGTTTTATgggataaataaaacagatacAGTCACTTGacacttattttttatgtgtcaTTAGGAGTTCAATCTAATAGCTCCGATGGGGACGTCTCAGATGGAATGGTCGATAAAAAACGACGACCGGGCACTGCGGCGTCAGCGCCACGCCCCCTGGCTGTTGCGACCAGTGATTGCCAGAAGTCACAAACATTAGGACCTCGGGCTTTGAACAAGGGTATCATGGGGACGTTGCATTCCACAATATCAGCATCTTGACACAATTCTTGGCTACATGTTTTGATCGTTAGGGTTTGTGAATCATTGTATAAGAGTTTTGTCGTTGTCTGTTtcaaaaacttgtttttttcgcattgttaaaaacaacttaaataaGTTGTTAAAATACTGTAACAAGTGAGTAAAAATAGTTAACGAAAATTGATGCAAAAAATGTAGGTGAGGGCACTTTATCTTAGAGGACGGAATTTTACTTCTGTCAATTATTTTACTCAATTCAGAACAATGAACTAACGTATTAGAGAGTCTTATTATGTTCGCAAGCAATATAATATACGCTATAGTTTTAATGGATgctttacaataattttaacattttaatggttaatttatttcatcagGTAACGATTCAGAGCCGGATCTAGAAGATTCTAGCACGGACACGACCCGAGAGAACAGCAAAGCGCGACGTCGACGTACCGCGTTCACATCCGAGCAGCTACTGGAACTAGAGCGCGAGTTCCACGCCAAGAAGTACCTCAGCCTCACTGAGAGATCACAGATCGCTTCCGCACTCAAGCTCAGCGAAGTACAGGTTAGTAAAACACAAATTAGtgtggaaattaaaaacagcGTAGCATGCCGTCGCTGCCAAGAGTGACTGATCTGAAGCGTGGCATCTTCGAcagattttgtaatttttaacactGTGTCGGcaacgaaaaataaactttaacattttcaaaccTAAATGGAGGATTTTTTCAATTGACTAATAGTATTtcggtttttattttcaggttaAAATTTGGTTTCAAAATCGAAGAGCGAAATGGAAACGGGTTAAAGCGGGCCTCGCATCAGGAAGTCATTCCAGCGGGAAAAATGGGTCAGGAACAAAAATTGTAGTCCCGATACCCGTCCATGTGAATCGTTTCGCTGTTAGAACGCAACACCATCAAATGGAAAAGCAAAATGGCCTACAATTTCGTTTAGACAGAACGCAACCCTTGGCAGGAAGTTTATTGCAATCGCAAACATCAGCATTTTTGAGTGCTGCGAAAGTAAATTCGGAAAACCATCAAGAACCGGTACTATTAAACCCCGTCCTAAGTCGCAGCACTATTTACGATGCAAGTATGTCAGCTAGGTTGGCAACATTGAGCCAGGCGACCACATTAAGGCACTATCCGAACCACAATGGTCgacaaagttaattatttttgaagaaaTTGTAGAAATCGTAgtgtattataaatagtttaataagtaagaatattgcctaaaatattattgtattaagtttaaggaaataaatttcgtgtgataaataagtaaacaatctttatttttttaaccttcCTCAGAAATGTAAAAGTCTGTCTATcgcgctttcacgccaaagctactgaactgattttgaatgaaaattggtATACTGAGAGTCTATATCCTGAGATAGGACAaaggctacattttaattcaaaaaaaatgttgtaaggGGTTAAAAGGGGGGATGAaaagttggatggatgtatcgtcatttttacaggtagaagcttgattttttttattttttaggctgttaatttgatgtaaataaatgtgacattcaaagtttataaaagttttaccccAAAAGAGTGCAAAAAATAGGGAATAGaggataaatgtttgtattggAAGATGTAcggtttatgtgaatgttttgtaagtttaagatgttttattgtaatactagcttttacccgcgactgcgtccgcgcggaataaaaaatagaaaacggggtaaaaattatcctatgtccgtttcctggttctaagctacctgcccaccaattttcagtcaaatcgattcagccgttcttgagttataaatagtgtaactaacacaactttcttttatatatatagatttcataagtttaaataaagtagtCGCGGGCACAGTTAGCAGCAAGTAGAAGTACGAGTCATATCAAATGTTGCCATATTACATCTGCTGTTGATTACAACAAaaggttttaattatttaaattatcaaagtgAACAAGATGAAactactagttttattttccaaaaaagaaaacaattttcgAAACTACTAATATGGAAAAGTATTATTATCTGGGAAGGCGTGAACATTCAGTGATCATTTATATTTGACGACTTTTACAAAAGAACGCTACCGGGATCAATAAAAACTGCAATACGGTCCTTATTACGGTGGaataagttacatttttaataaatgtctcCAACTAATAAATTGAAGTTTTTGAAgttttgtgaaaataattGACTTACGAAATCATACCTTGttcaaactaaataaagttCACTTTCTGTCTGTAGATTTAACTTTAGAAGTTTTACTGTGAAAAGAATTTGGTCATTAACACAAGGTCTTACAGTTCTTTTTCACAGGTAAGcttaaaatgtcaaaatcaCACACTATAAAACTATAATGCAATTGCCCTTTGACATTTGTCACAATGGAAGTGAAAGATGgccatttattatttaattgtgtaTTTTAGGGTTGATTTCTCTAGCAACCAAAAatgtagtatttatttaatctaatggttaattttaatccaaaaaaaataatgttataaaaatgtctcAAGAAAGTTTAAATCATTTTGTGCTGCTTGCACACTTGTTTTTGTCGATGTAATCTATTCTATTCTAAATTCTATTGTAATTAGTTCAATAACAGATATTAGTTATTTGTTTCGTATTTACTCCTATCATAGTCCTCCCaccatttttattgcttttcatACACATTGGAAGATTTCTTTCGTAAAGGACTACTCTACAAAATCTACAACCTAAGTGATAAATTTCTCTCTCAAACTTTCAAAACCACAATGTATTGTGAGCATAACtggatttatttaaactaccGTTAAAATTCGTTAATGGTAAATAATTGCTCTCAAAGCCCACCGTTGAGCCATCTATAATATGCGCTATTGTACGGTCACACCGCTTTGTAACTAGCATCGTTTTGTCGACCGACTACGCCCACAGATTAGCGCAAAGCGAAACTATTAACGACACATCTGTCGAAACTTATGccatactagttgtcgcccgcgacttcgtccgcgcggaattaaaaaaaagacttaataagtaacctatgtattctttcagactataaTCTACATCGGTGcgaaattttatcaagatacaTTGAGCCGCTTcggagatacctccaaacaaaatttcgcgtttatagtattagtaagagttGTTGTGTATGCATTAACTTGCTTTAAAAAGCTAAGTAACTAAAACGGTACTGTGATGAGCAATATTACTTCGACGGAATTATATGGCTTACTTTAAGTTGACAATAAACGATACGATTCCGTTGTATAGTTAACGTTATAAGAAAACTATAAAGTACTTAATATAGCAAAGCAAATAAACCACTAATCAAAAGAGTCGTCTGCTGATACTGAATAATCTCTACCTTCCATATAAACTGCTTTAACAGAGTAACTTTAATTAAGGAAAAGTATCCACTGAATATTTTTACGGACTAATTCTATACTATCGGGTAATATTTCTTACATTTATACAAGACTACCTCtaggccgcgactccgtccgcgcggaattaaaaaaggctTAATTAGCAAAACTTAAaaagaagcctatgtgttcttccagactatgttctacatctgtgccaaatttcatcaagatccgttgagccgtttcggaggtaacttcaaacaaacatccatccatctaa
It encodes:
- the LOC106715145 gene encoding homeobox protein GBX-2, whose translation is MESEVEKTQTKKKEPRPFSIESIIGNTDRKSPDIDIENNLSENSKTSEDDEPERNEDFNRMRYYLNAPFLHQSGVSFPFLLGYPEPWLSRVLGSNVATQNMSTESREEERRESPLSVGSEVESDGAEDNTQGNDSEPDLEDSSTDTTRENSKARRRRTAFTSEQLLELEREFHAKKYLSLTERSQIASALKLSEVQVKIWFQNRRAKWKRVKAGLASGSHSSGKNGSGTKIVVPIPVHVNRFAVRTQHHQMEKQNGLQFRLDRTQPLAGSLLQSQTSAFLSAAKVNSENHQEPVLLNPVLSRSTIYDASMSARLATLSQATTLRHYPNHNGRQS